The Nitrospiraceae bacterium genome has a window encoding:
- the trpS gene encoding tryptophan--tRNA ligase, which yields MNTGRKRVLSGMQPSGLLHLGNWLGALDNWKGLQEQYDCFFFVADWHALSTNYADTSRIREYVRELLIDWLAVGIDPKRSTVFVQSQVPDHAILHLLFSMIIPVSWLERNPTYKEKQQEIRERDLSTYGFLGYPVLQAADILIYKPDFVPVGKDQLPHLELTRELARRFNDLYRPVFPEPQEHLTKFPKVMGTDGRKMSKSYGNTINLSDAEPVVRQKLKTMITDPARVRRTDRGNPDVCPVYDFHKIFSPLPVIEQVNSECRSAAIGCIDCKKLVADRMVERLGPIWEARAGLTQNPAQLNDIVEEGRRRAVAVTSRTMEEVRDAMKI from the coding sequence ATGAACACGGGCCGTAAGCGGGTGCTCAGCGGCATGCAGCCGAGCGGATTGCTCCATCTCGGCAACTGGCTGGGAGCGCTGGACAACTGGAAAGGACTGCAGGAGCAATATGACTGTTTTTTCTTTGTGGCGGACTGGCATGCCTTGTCCACGAACTACGCCGACACCAGCCGCATCCGCGAGTATGTCCGCGAGTTGCTGATCGACTGGCTTGCAGTCGGCATCGATCCCAAACGCTCGACGGTCTTTGTGCAGTCACAGGTACCGGACCATGCGATCCTGCACCTGCTGTTTTCGATGATCATCCCGGTTTCATGGCTCGAGCGGAACCCCACGTATAAAGAGAAGCAACAGGAGATCCGCGAACGGGACCTGAGCACCTATGGGTTTCTCGGCTATCCTGTGCTGCAAGCCGCCGACATCCTGATCTACAAGCCCGACTTCGTACCGGTGGGCAAGGACCAGCTGCCCCACCTGGAGCTCACTCGGGAATTGGCCCGCCGCTTCAACGACCTGTATCGGCCCGTCTTCCCCGAGCCGCAGGAGCACCTCACGAAGTTTCCGAAGGTGATGGGCACCGATGGCCGCAAGATGAGCAAGAGTTACGGCAACACGATCAACCTCTCGGACGCCGAACCGGTCGTCCGGCAGAAGCTGAAAACCATGATCACGGATCCGGCTCGCGTCCGACGTACCGACCGCGGCAACCCGGACGTCTGCCCCGTCTACGATTTTCACAAGATTTTCTCGCCGCTCCCGGTGATCGAGCAGGTCAACAGCGAATGCCGCAGCGCCGCGATCGGTTGCATCGACTGCAAGAAGCTTGTAGCCGATCGAATGGTCGAACGGCTCGGCCCCATCTGGGAAGCGCGCGCCGGCCTGACCCAAAACCCTGCGCAGCTCAACGATATCGTCGAAGAGGGCCGCCGCCGCGCGGTCGCTGTTACCTCTCGCACCATGGAAGAAGTGCGTGACGCGATGAAGATTTAG
- a CDS encoding PilZ domain-containing protein, whose amino-acid sequence MNGNKRKHERVRVQFRTHFSVKGKMIAGDGELCDLSPGGCRVKSGAIVLAGAELEICIFPGDESNPILVDAAVVRWLKPNEFGLSFTKVRAPVLRRLTDVWRKLAIPA is encoded by the coding sequence ATGAACGGGAACAAGCGCAAGCACGAGCGGGTTCGGGTTCAGTTCCGCACCCATTTTTCGGTAAAGGGGAAGATGATCGCCGGGGACGGGGAACTTTGCGATCTCTCGCCGGGGGGATGTCGGGTCAAGAGCGGAGCCATTGTGCTGGCGGGTGCCGAACTGGAAATCTGTATTTTCCCGGGGGATGAGTCGAACCCGATCTTGGTCGATGCGGCAGTGGTGCGCTGGCTCAAACCGAATGAATTCGGCTTGTCCTTTACCAAGGTTCGGGCACCGGTGTTGCGCCGCTTGACCGATGTCTGGCGCAAGCTCGCCATCCCTGCCTAG
- a CDS encoding bifunctional nuclease family protein, whose product MNLTTARLAPVLFLVWLIMLSGAEPFARASDGDGPTQVTINDIQVRLSDRGPVVLLAAEGKVIPIFVDHTVAGSIHAALTGQTLPRPLSHDLMHTILESFGGKVVKTVITLKGGTYYGTLTVALQGSEKVFDSRSSDSIALAIHFKAPILVSRDLLNAAGKGVEEPPPQPL is encoded by the coding sequence ATGAACCTGACGACTGCTCGGCTGGCGCCGGTTCTGTTCCTCGTGTGGTTGATCATGCTGTCGGGGGCTGAGCCCTTCGCGCGCGCCAGCGATGGAGACGGGCCGACGCAAGTCACGATCAATGATATCCAGGTTCGCCTCTCCGACCGCGGCCCGGTCGTGCTGCTCGCTGCAGAAGGAAAAGTGATCCCGATTTTCGTCGACCACACGGTCGCCGGGTCGATCCATGCGGCCCTCACCGGCCAGACCTTGCCCCGCCCGCTGTCGCACGATCTCATGCACACGATTCTCGAGAGCTTCGGCGGCAAGGTGGTAAAGACCGTCATCACCCTGAAGGGCGGGACCTACTATGGAACGTTGACCGTCGCGCTCCAAGGGAGTGAGAAGGTGTTCGACAGCCGCTCATCTGATTCGATCGCGCTCGCGATTCATTTCAAGGCCCCGATTCTTGTCAGCCGGGACCTGCTCAATGCCGCAGGCAAGGGGGTCGAGGAGCCGCCGCCCCAACCCTTATAG
- a CDS encoding MBL fold metallo-hydrolase, which yields MIRKTFSVPPLGCNCSIIGDPVTKQAIVVDPGGAPERILREVRELGLTVVSILHTHAHFDHFLASGAMKAATGAALCLHPDDRPLWDILETQCRMFGVAYVPAPPPDYWLSDEERVKVGAMEAVALHTPGHTPGSMCFHFPGAHVLLAGDTLFRGGIGRTDLWGGDFEAIERSIRERLYTLGEDTTVVTGHGPETEIGLERENNPFVRV from the coding sequence ATGATTCGGAAGACGTTCTCAGTGCCTCCCCTCGGGTGTAATTGTTCGATCATCGGTGATCCGGTGACGAAGCAGGCGATCGTAGTGGATCCGGGCGGTGCGCCGGAGCGGATTCTGCGCGAGGTGAGGGAATTGGGGTTGACGGTCGTGAGCATCCTGCACACCCACGCGCACTTCGACCATTTTCTCGCCTCCGGGGCCATGAAGGCGGCCACGGGAGCCGCGCTGTGTTTGCATCCCGATGATCGACCGCTCTGGGACATTCTGGAGACTCAATGCCGAATGTTCGGTGTGGCCTATGTGCCGGCGCCGCCGCCGGACTATTGGCTTTCCGATGAGGAGCGGGTGAAGGTGGGGGCGATGGAAGCGGTGGCGCTTCATACCCCTGGCCATACTCCAGGCTCCATGTGTTTCCATTTCCCGGGAGCTCACGTCTTGCTGGCGGGTGACACCCTGTTTCGCGGTGGGATCGGACGGACCGATCTATGGGGCGGAGATTTTGAGGCGATTGAGCGATCCATCCGTGAGCGATTGTATACCCTCGGTGAGGACACGACCGTGGTGACCGGGCACGGACCGGAGACGGAGATAGGGCTGGAGCGGGAGAACAACCCATTCGTGCGGGTCTGA